A window of the Dioscorea cayenensis subsp. rotundata cultivar TDr96_F1 chromosome 14, TDr96_F1_v2_PseudoChromosome.rev07_lg8_w22 25.fasta, whole genome shotgun sequence genome harbors these coding sequences:
- the LOC120275801 gene encoding RNA polymerase sigma factor sigF, chloroplastic produces the protein MEAARGLISSPPALNPPRNHSRSPFSTSVPVLHDQTSRAVSSMPTMSVVRHFPASVLSHEQRDDYKTSYSVREEKPSQHEESGLPFSEEKEKYNFEQYLKHFERRLLHQPGFWYLCHLPHHSEKPVTPTSVGSVTSGTNGISSVVVSPEEQNNVDSVRLEDVLALANRAMIASRRAASLAEESVVLESEFNESDFIGLDVEDSIIGKEILIDEPTIRSKRRLERRLKKRKASKKPSDDVYKVASSMAMNISKKLHKNHNQNDPLGLFLGLPETKQLLTVKEEKVLFAQIQDLMRLNEAKERLCADFNREPTVAEWAQAVGMSCHDLQSSLLTGIQSRDRLVYANFLLVVHIARQYEGKGLSIQDLLQEGSMGLMKSLEKFKPKAGSRFPSYAYWWIRQSIRKAIFLKSRIIRLPENIYALLKTIRAARRSCIQEGRVPTKEELARRVGITVEKLQNTLALSRNPISIQERPWADQDVTLQEITADPVIETPELSVSKHMMRQHIRNLLSHLSPREREIIQWRFGINNSKPMTLSEIGNIYGLSKERVRQVETHAMNKLKSYLPTQGLQAYAELLT, from the exons ATGGAAGCCGCCCGTGGCCTCATCTCTTCCCCTCCAGCTCTCAATCCCCCCAGGAATCACTCCAGAAGTCCCTTCTCAACTTCTG TTCCAGTGCTTCATGACCAAACTAGCCGAGCAGTTTCCTCTATGCCAACGATGTCAGTAGTGCGGCATTTTCCTGCATCTGTTCTTTCTCATGAGCAACGAGATGACTATAAGACTTCTTATTCTGTTCGGGAGGAGAAACCCTCGCAG CATGAGGAGAGTGGCTTGCCATTTTCTGAAGAGAAGGAGAAGTATAATTTCGAGCAATATTTGAAACATTTTGAACGCCGGTTGCTCCACCAACCGGGTTTCTGGTACCT aTGTCATCTTCCACATCACTCGGAAAAGCCTGTAACACCCACTTCTGTTGGTTCAGTAACAAGTGGGACGAATGGAATTTCCTCCGTTGTAGTGTCACCAGAAGAGCAGAATAATGTGGATTCTGTGAGACTAGAGGATGTTCTAGCCCTTGCTAACAGAGCGATGATTGCTTCGAGAAGAGCAGCTTCCTTAGCAGAAGAGTCTGTTGTCCTAGAATCTGAATTTAATGAATCGGACTTTATAGG TCTGGATGTTGAAGACTCCATCATTGGCAAGGAGATTCTTATTGATGAACCAACGATAAGATCAAAGAGACGTTTGGAGAGGCGGCTTAAGAAACGAAAGGCCTCAAAGAAGCCAAGCGATGATGTCTACAAGGTTGCTAGTTCGATGGCCATGAACATAAgcaagaaacttcataaaaaccataatcagaATGACCCACTCGGATTGTTCTTAGGTCTTCCTGAGACCAAACAATTGCTAACAGTTAAAGAAGAAAAGGTTTTGTTTGCTCAGATACAG GATCTCATGAGATTGAATGAAGCAAAGGAGAGGCTTTGTGCTGATTTCAACCGTGAACCAACAGTAGCTGAATGGGCACAAGCTGTTGGAATGAGTTGTCATGATTTGCAATCATCCCTTCTCACCGGGATTCAGAGCCGTGACAGATTAGTATACGCCAATTTCCTTCTTGTTGTGCATATTGCTAGACAATATGAAGGGAAGGGTCTTAGTATTCAGGATCTACTGCAG GAGGGAAGCATGGGTCTTATGAAGAGCTTAGAAAAGTTTAAGCCCAAAGCTGGTAGCCGGTTCCCATCCTATGCATATTGGTGGATTCGACAGTCTATTCGGAAGGCCATATTTCTGAAGTCCCGAATAATTCGCTTGCCG GAgaatatatatgcacttttgaAAACAATAAGGGCCGCACGAAGGTCATGCATTCAAGAAGGTCGTGTCCCGACAAAAGAAGAGCTGGCGAGACGTGTTGGAATCACCGTCGAGAAGTTGCAAAACACGTTAGCACTCTCCAGAAACCCGATATCAATTCAAGAACGGCCATGGGCCGATCAGGATGTCACATTGCAG GAAATCACCGCAGACCCCGTAATTGAGACGCCCGAGCTCAGCGTCTCAAAACACATGATGAGGCAGCACATTCGCAACCTCCTCAGTCATCTGTCGCCAAGAGAACGAGAGATCATCCAGTGGCGCTTCGGAATCAACAACAGCAAACCAATGACTCTCTCGGAGATTGGCAACATCTACGGCTTGTCAAAAGAACGGGTCAGGCAAGTTGAAACACATGCGATGAATAAGCTAAAGTCTTATCTTCCAACCCAAGGTCTCCAAGCATACGCCGAACTTCTAACTTGA
- the LOC120275248 gene encoding P-loop NTPase domain-containing protein LPA1-like isoform X1 has translation MESGVKLLYIVVVDERERNKGLKPLSFRYTRPVIQSTLQLMGCKPRHAFKISRRVYEVMGSECSAMKGPFSDGSYWGQSLCIDQEEVMNPSQRNTETASKIPFELYKRLTTVVVMRDTFLKVICDALAEYKYVGPNQRADLMLACRIRERKESVTILLCGTSGCGKSTLSALLQGSRLDITTVISTDSIRHMMRSFVDEKHNPLLWASTYHAGECLDPMAVAEAKAKRKAKKTKATFQEESLDDALNGKHDNKLFNTGLGTELIGRKQMAIEGFKAQSEMVIDSLDRLITAWEERKESAVVEGVHLSLNFVMGLMKKHPSIIPFMVHITNEGKHMERFAVRAKYMTLDPAKNKYVKYIRNIRAIQEYLCNRADKHLVPKINNTNVDRSVAAIHATVFSCLRRREAGEAFYDSITNTVSVIEEEYRNQCAANSLNSKGMFQLIQRMGSSRHLMALVNTDGSVAKTWAVGETFLGGPMCDSLQIGKAEPVNLQFGNFGISAWPSESGGTSHSGTVDDLSFEATDNGSRYFSSCCSSPRISTGSAKKLKEESSVSGSEEEADDPPDVDSDGYSSEESQNEIHDEIEGSVDEESTKSDEEYEDLARQDCWCDNDKEPNNKKKLKDDNKPAENHLPLNLGNNLTGKYLSLISDRRKPPQLQSLGQLFFGSILSNTQE, from the exons ATGGAGAGTGGAGTGAAGCTTTTGTATATAGTGGTGGTGGATGAAAGGGAGAGGAACAAGGGTCTGAAGCCGTTGTCGTTTAGGTACACCCGGCCTGTGATTCAGAGCACTCTGCAGCTCATGGGTTGCAAGCCTCGCCACGCATTCAAG ATTAGCAGAAGAGTATATGAGGTTATGGGAAGTGAGTGCTCTGCTATGAAAGGTCCTTTTAGTGATGGAAGCTACTGGGGCCAATCTCTTTGTATTGATCAGGAAGAGGTTATGAATCCTTCACAAAGGAATACGGAGACAGCTTCAAAGATACCCTTTGAGCTGTACAAAAGGCTTACAACAGTAGTTGTTATGAGAGACACCTTCTTGAAGGTTATTTGTGATGCTCTCGCAGAATACAAATATGTAGGCCCGAATCAGAGGGCTGACTTGATGCTGGCATGCAG AATTAGGGAAAGGAAGGAGTCTGTAACGATACTTTTGTGTGGCACGAGTGGGTGTGGCAAATCTACTCTATCCGCTCTTCTG CAGGGAAGTAGATTGGACATCACTACTGTAATTTCGACTGATTCAATTCGCCACATGATGAGGAGCTTTGTTGATGAAAAACATAATCCATTGTTGTGGGCTTCAACGTATCATGCTGGTGAATGCTTAGATCCAATGGCAGTAGCAGAAGCAAAGGCTAAAAGAAAAGCCAAAAAGACCAAAGCTACTTTCCAAGAAGAGTCGCTTGATGATGCTTTAAATGGAAAGCATGATAACAAATTGTTTAATACAGGCTTAGGGACTGAGTTGATTGGCAGAAAACAAATGGCTATTGAGGGGTTCAAAGCACAAAGTGAAATGGTTATTGACAGCCTTGATCGGCTAATTACTGCATGGGAAGAGCGTAAAGAGTCTGCTGTTGTTGAAGGTGTGCACTTGAGCCTAAATTTTGTG ATGGGGCTCATGAAGAAGCATCCTTCAATAATACCATTTATGGTTCATATCACAAATGAAGGCAAACATATGGAGAGGTTTGCAGTACGTGCCAAATACATGACACTGGATCCtgcaaaaaacaaatatgttaAGTACATCCGGAACATCAGAGCAATTCAAGAATATCTCTGCAATCGAGCTGATAAACATTTGGtgccaaaaataaataacactaaTGTTGACCGGAGTGTGGCTGCAATTCATGCCACAGTCTTCAGCTGCTTACGAAGACGAGAGGCTGGAGAAGCGTTTTATGACTCAATTACAAACACAGTATCTGTAATAGAAGAAGAGTATAGAAATCAGTGTGCAGCAAACTCGCTGAATTCTAAAGGGATGTTTCAGTTGATACAGAGGATGGGATCCTCTAGGCATCTGATGGCTCTTGTTAATACAGATGGTTCTGTTGCAAAAACTTGGGCAGTTGGTGAAACATTTCTTGGAGGTCCTATGTGTGATTCTTTACAGATTGGGAAGGCAGAGCCAGTTAATCTCCAGTTTGGTAATTTTGGGATCAGTGCTTGGCCAAGTGAGTCTGGTGGAACCAGTCACTCTGGCACTGTCGATGACCTGAGCTTTGAAGCCACTGACAATGGCAGCAGATACTTTTCTTCCTGTTGCAGCTCTCCTAGAATATCAACTGGATCAGCTAAAAAG CTAAAGGAGGAATCATCTGTGTCTGGCAGTGAAGAAGAAGCTGATGATCCACCTGACGTAGACAGTGATGGGTATTCGAGTGAGGAAAGCCAGAATGAAATCCATGATGAG aTCGAAGGTTCTGTTGATGAGGAATCAACCAAATCTGATGAGGAGTACGAGGACCTAGCTAGGCAAGACTGCTGGTGTGACAATGACAAGGAaccaaataacaaaaagaagCTGAAAGATGATAACAAACCGGCAGAGAATCATTTACCACTGAATTTGGGAAATAATCTAACCGGGaaatatttgtctttgattTCTGATAGAAGGAAACCACCTCAGCTGCAAAGTCTCGGTCAGCTCTTTTTCGGGTCAATTCTTTCAAACACACAAGAATAG
- the LOC120275248 gene encoding P-loop NTPase domain-containing protein LPA1-like isoform X3 — translation MESGVKLLYIVVVDERERNKGLKPLSFRYTRPVIQSTLQLMGCKPRHAFKISRRVYEVMGSECSAMKGPFSDGSYWGQSLCIDQEEVMNPSQRNTETASKIPFELYKRLTTVVVMRDTFLKVICDALAEYKYVGPNQRADLMLACRIRERKESVTILLCGTSGCGKSTLSALLQGSRLDITTVISTDSIRHMMRSFVDEKHNPLLWASTYHAGECLDPMAVAEAKAKRKAKKTKATFQEESLDDALNGKHDNKLFNTGLGTELIGRKQMAIEGFKAQSEMVIDSLDRLITAWEERKESAVVEGVHLSLNFVMGLMKKHPSIIPFMVHITNEGKHMERFAVRAKYMTLDPAKNKYVKYIRNIRAIQEYLCNRADKHLVPKINNTNVDRSVAAIHATVFSCLRRREAGEAFYDSITNTVSVIEEEYRNQCAANSLNSKGMFQLIQRMGSSRHLMALVNTDGSVAKTWAVGETFLGGPMCDSLQIGKAEPVNLQFGNFGISAWPSESGGTSHSGTVDDLSFEATDNGSRYFSSCCSSPRISTGSAKK, via the exons ATGGAGAGTGGAGTGAAGCTTTTGTATATAGTGGTGGTGGATGAAAGGGAGAGGAACAAGGGTCTGAAGCCGTTGTCGTTTAGGTACACCCGGCCTGTGATTCAGAGCACTCTGCAGCTCATGGGTTGCAAGCCTCGCCACGCATTCAAG ATTAGCAGAAGAGTATATGAGGTTATGGGAAGTGAGTGCTCTGCTATGAAAGGTCCTTTTAGTGATGGAAGCTACTGGGGCCAATCTCTTTGTATTGATCAGGAAGAGGTTATGAATCCTTCACAAAGGAATACGGAGACAGCTTCAAAGATACCCTTTGAGCTGTACAAAAGGCTTACAACAGTAGTTGTTATGAGAGACACCTTCTTGAAGGTTATTTGTGATGCTCTCGCAGAATACAAATATGTAGGCCCGAATCAGAGGGCTGACTTGATGCTGGCATGCAG AATTAGGGAAAGGAAGGAGTCTGTAACGATACTTTTGTGTGGCACGAGTGGGTGTGGCAAATCTACTCTATCCGCTCTTCTG CAGGGAAGTAGATTGGACATCACTACTGTAATTTCGACTGATTCAATTCGCCACATGATGAGGAGCTTTGTTGATGAAAAACATAATCCATTGTTGTGGGCTTCAACGTATCATGCTGGTGAATGCTTAGATCCAATGGCAGTAGCAGAAGCAAAGGCTAAAAGAAAAGCCAAAAAGACCAAAGCTACTTTCCAAGAAGAGTCGCTTGATGATGCTTTAAATGGAAAGCATGATAACAAATTGTTTAATACAGGCTTAGGGACTGAGTTGATTGGCAGAAAACAAATGGCTATTGAGGGGTTCAAAGCACAAAGTGAAATGGTTATTGACAGCCTTGATCGGCTAATTACTGCATGGGAAGAGCGTAAAGAGTCTGCTGTTGTTGAAGGTGTGCACTTGAGCCTAAATTTTGTG ATGGGGCTCATGAAGAAGCATCCTTCAATAATACCATTTATGGTTCATATCACAAATGAAGGCAAACATATGGAGAGGTTTGCAGTACGTGCCAAATACATGACACTGGATCCtgcaaaaaacaaatatgttaAGTACATCCGGAACATCAGAGCAATTCAAGAATATCTCTGCAATCGAGCTGATAAACATTTGGtgccaaaaataaataacactaaTGTTGACCGGAGTGTGGCTGCAATTCATGCCACAGTCTTCAGCTGCTTACGAAGACGAGAGGCTGGAGAAGCGTTTTATGACTCAATTACAAACACAGTATCTGTAATAGAAGAAGAGTATAGAAATCAGTGTGCAGCAAACTCGCTGAATTCTAAAGGGATGTTTCAGTTGATACAGAGGATGGGATCCTCTAGGCATCTGATGGCTCTTGTTAATACAGATGGTTCTGTTGCAAAAACTTGGGCAGTTGGTGAAACATTTCTTGGAGGTCCTATGTGTGATTCTTTACAGATTGGGAAGGCAGAGCCAGTTAATCTCCAGTTTGGTAATTTTGGGATCAGTGCTTGGCCAAGTGAGTCTGGTGGAACCAGTCACTCTGGCACTGTCGATGACCTGAGCTTTGAAGCCACTGACAATGGCAGCAGATACTTTTCTTCCTGTTGCAGCTCTCCTAGAATATCAACTGGATCAGCTAAAAAG TGA
- the LOC120275248 gene encoding P-loop NTPase domain-containing protein LPA1-like isoform X2: MESGVKLLYIVVVDERERNKGLKPLSFRYTRPVIQSTLQLMGCKPRHAFKISRRVYEVMGSECSAMKGPFSDGSYWGQSLCIDQEEVMNPSQRNTETASKIPFELYKRLTTVVVMRDTFLKVICDALAEYKYVGPNQRADLMLACRIRERKESVTILLCGTSGCGKSTLSALLGSRLDITTVISTDSIRHMMRSFVDEKHNPLLWASTYHAGECLDPMAVAEAKAKRKAKKTKATFQEESLDDALNGKHDNKLFNTGLGTELIGRKQMAIEGFKAQSEMVIDSLDRLITAWEERKESAVVEGVHLSLNFVMGLMKKHPSIIPFMVHITNEGKHMERFAVRAKYMTLDPAKNKYVKYIRNIRAIQEYLCNRADKHLVPKINNTNVDRSVAAIHATVFSCLRRREAGEAFYDSITNTVSVIEEEYRNQCAANSLNSKGMFQLIQRMGSSRHLMALVNTDGSVAKTWAVGETFLGGPMCDSLQIGKAEPVNLQFGNFGISAWPSESGGTSHSGTVDDLSFEATDNGSRYFSSCCSSPRISTGSAKKLKEESSVSGSEEEADDPPDVDSDGYSSEESQNEIHDEIEGSVDEESTKSDEEYEDLARQDCWCDNDKEPNNKKKLKDDNKPAENHLPLNLGNNLTGKYLSLISDRRKPPQLQSLGQLFFGSILSNTQE, translated from the exons ATGGAGAGTGGAGTGAAGCTTTTGTATATAGTGGTGGTGGATGAAAGGGAGAGGAACAAGGGTCTGAAGCCGTTGTCGTTTAGGTACACCCGGCCTGTGATTCAGAGCACTCTGCAGCTCATGGGTTGCAAGCCTCGCCACGCATTCAAG ATTAGCAGAAGAGTATATGAGGTTATGGGAAGTGAGTGCTCTGCTATGAAAGGTCCTTTTAGTGATGGAAGCTACTGGGGCCAATCTCTTTGTATTGATCAGGAAGAGGTTATGAATCCTTCACAAAGGAATACGGAGACAGCTTCAAAGATACCCTTTGAGCTGTACAAAAGGCTTACAACAGTAGTTGTTATGAGAGACACCTTCTTGAAGGTTATTTGTGATGCTCTCGCAGAATACAAATATGTAGGCCCGAATCAGAGGGCTGACTTGATGCTGGCATGCAG AATTAGGGAAAGGAAGGAGTCTGTAACGATACTTTTGTGTGGCACGAGTGGGTGTGGCAAATCTACTCTATCCGCTCTTCTG GGAAGTAGATTGGACATCACTACTGTAATTTCGACTGATTCAATTCGCCACATGATGAGGAGCTTTGTTGATGAAAAACATAATCCATTGTTGTGGGCTTCAACGTATCATGCTGGTGAATGCTTAGATCCAATGGCAGTAGCAGAAGCAAAGGCTAAAAGAAAAGCCAAAAAGACCAAAGCTACTTTCCAAGAAGAGTCGCTTGATGATGCTTTAAATGGAAAGCATGATAACAAATTGTTTAATACAGGCTTAGGGACTGAGTTGATTGGCAGAAAACAAATGGCTATTGAGGGGTTCAAAGCACAAAGTGAAATGGTTATTGACAGCCTTGATCGGCTAATTACTGCATGGGAAGAGCGTAAAGAGTCTGCTGTTGTTGAAGGTGTGCACTTGAGCCTAAATTTTGTG ATGGGGCTCATGAAGAAGCATCCTTCAATAATACCATTTATGGTTCATATCACAAATGAAGGCAAACATATGGAGAGGTTTGCAGTACGTGCCAAATACATGACACTGGATCCtgcaaaaaacaaatatgttaAGTACATCCGGAACATCAGAGCAATTCAAGAATATCTCTGCAATCGAGCTGATAAACATTTGGtgccaaaaataaataacactaaTGTTGACCGGAGTGTGGCTGCAATTCATGCCACAGTCTTCAGCTGCTTACGAAGACGAGAGGCTGGAGAAGCGTTTTATGACTCAATTACAAACACAGTATCTGTAATAGAAGAAGAGTATAGAAATCAGTGTGCAGCAAACTCGCTGAATTCTAAAGGGATGTTTCAGTTGATACAGAGGATGGGATCCTCTAGGCATCTGATGGCTCTTGTTAATACAGATGGTTCTGTTGCAAAAACTTGGGCAGTTGGTGAAACATTTCTTGGAGGTCCTATGTGTGATTCTTTACAGATTGGGAAGGCAGAGCCAGTTAATCTCCAGTTTGGTAATTTTGGGATCAGTGCTTGGCCAAGTGAGTCTGGTGGAACCAGTCACTCTGGCACTGTCGATGACCTGAGCTTTGAAGCCACTGACAATGGCAGCAGATACTTTTCTTCCTGTTGCAGCTCTCCTAGAATATCAACTGGATCAGCTAAAAAG CTAAAGGAGGAATCATCTGTGTCTGGCAGTGAAGAAGAAGCTGATGATCCACCTGACGTAGACAGTGATGGGTATTCGAGTGAGGAAAGCCAGAATGAAATCCATGATGAG aTCGAAGGTTCTGTTGATGAGGAATCAACCAAATCTGATGAGGAGTACGAGGACCTAGCTAGGCAAGACTGCTGGTGTGACAATGACAAGGAaccaaataacaaaaagaagCTGAAAGATGATAACAAACCGGCAGAGAATCATTTACCACTGAATTTGGGAAATAATCTAACCGGGaaatatttgtctttgattTCTGATAGAAGGAAACCACCTCAGCTGCAAAGTCTCGGTCAGCTCTTTTTCGGGTCAATTCTTTCAAACACACAAGAATAG